In a single window of the Luteolibacter sp. Y139 genome:
- a CDS encoding phage tail tape measure protein, which translates to MALLGTLQVRLGLDVATFSQKFGNFTKDLEKRAKGISKGLSGLTNFGSLIGSASLGATLASGIDVAGDFETTINQAAAAAELGDSAIAGLSKQALDLSKAFKTFAPQQVAEGMLELTKAGITPAEQSAGALAETMRLAATEGLALGRAAEVMAEQMGAFGLTAKDTAGIADALAGASIASTASVESLSQGLSQSAKVAKIFGLDLNETAGSLALFASNGLKGSDAGTSLKTMLSRLIPSTDEAAAAMAQYGISFTTSAGKIKDITQVADILRTKLGGLSEAQRNSTLQTIFGSDAIRAAAILTEKGAADLQTYIEATRDQQAAERLSEARTKGYRGAIDALKASFQRIAIELTSGGFLQGLTDLANKGSDLLGKLSGLPQWAKNLGLGIATTAALLPPFALALSSIVTAGPALLTGLGAVTAFLTGPWGIAIAAAVGGAILFKDQLMGAWNDLRAWFSGWVQSNQPLLDQLKSSWSSLVATFGPLFDSLKLSLSNFGTAVAKAFGTDGASLFESFKQAAGGALTGIVQGVTSAIASLTSFVTWLTAELPAAGTSAGETVNGIVQFFKDMGARIGEAWNSVKSAFATARDFLVNGISALWEKLLPLREAFATWGQVASEACGLVKDVALLAFDAIKLGIGAVLTALTPVWEKLKEFGAWIAASFGPPIVAAFQKVKEVAVGIWTEIQTAIQGFWDFSKNAVAGIVQAFEDLGNKALAPLRSLRDGINEARKALNVFGDTGEEETDRAVGHSWLTDLCEKGVSLFKSLVTDGISPAGKALVDFGRTGKNLSFGQGFKLAFAPRAIELDKDGNPVKEAERFEGVWKHSLDNVSSAIDQFIKDGRFNFKGFIDGLAADLASSALKGAFEALFKGLAGLTGDSAGDASTWGNLLGTVLKGFTSFEGGGFTGTGSRTGGLDGRGGMLAMVHPNETVIDHDKIRRSSGARRGGRPVINVTTPINLAPGVSHQELAKILPMLKRDIIQTIPELIAQGGRRASAFGT; encoded by the coding sequence ATGGCACTCCTCGGCACACTGCAAGTCCGTCTGGGTTTGGACGTGGCGACGTTCAGCCAGAAGTTCGGCAACTTCACCAAGGACCTGGAGAAGCGTGCCAAGGGCATCTCGAAAGGCCTTTCCGGTCTCACCAACTTCGGCAGCCTCATCGGCTCCGCAAGCCTCGGTGCCACCCTCGCCAGCGGGATCGATGTCGCCGGAGACTTCGAAACCACGATCAACCAGGCCGCCGCCGCTGCCGAACTCGGAGACTCTGCCATCGCCGGTCTTTCCAAGCAGGCCCTCGACCTCTCGAAGGCCTTCAAGACCTTCGCCCCCCAGCAGGTCGCCGAGGGCATGCTTGAGCTTACGAAGGCGGGCATCACGCCGGCCGAACAATCCGCGGGCGCCCTCGCGGAAACCATGCGCCTCGCTGCCACCGAGGGCCTCGCCCTAGGCCGCGCCGCCGAGGTTATGGCGGAGCAGATGGGTGCCTTCGGGCTCACCGCGAAGGATACCGCGGGCATTGCCGATGCGCTGGCCGGTGCCTCGATCGCTTCCACAGCCTCGGTGGAGAGCCTGTCCCAAGGCCTCTCCCAAAGCGCGAAGGTCGCCAAGATCTTCGGCCTCGATCTCAATGAGACCGCGGGCTCTCTCGCACTCTTCGCCTCCAACGGCCTGAAAGGCTCCGATGCCGGCACCTCGCTCAAGACGATGTTGTCCCGCCTCATTCCGTCCACGGATGAAGCCGCGGCGGCGATGGCCCAATACGGCATCTCATTCACCACCAGCGCGGGCAAGATCAAGGACATCACCCAGGTCGCCGACATCCTCCGCACCAAGCTCGGGGGACTGAGCGAAGCCCAGCGCAATTCCACTCTCCAAACCATCTTCGGCTCCGATGCCATCCGCGCCGCCGCCATCCTCACCGAGAAGGGTGCAGCGGACCTTCAGACCTACATCGAGGCCACCCGCGATCAGCAGGCCGCCGAGCGACTCTCGGAAGCCCGCACCAAGGGCTACCGCGGCGCCATCGATGCGCTCAAGGCATCCTTCCAGCGCATTGCCATCGAGCTCACCAGCGGCGGCTTCCTGCAGGGCCTCACCGATCTCGCCAACAAGGGCTCCGATCTCCTTGGCAAGCTCTCCGGCCTCCCGCAGTGGGCCAAGAACCTCGGCCTTGGTATCGCCACCACTGCCGCCCTTCTGCCGCCGTTCGCGCTGGCACTTTCCTCGATCGTCACCGCCGGTCCCGCGCTTCTCACCGGCCTCGGTGCCGTCACCGCTTTTCTAACGGGCCCGTGGGGCATCGCCATCGCCGCCGCGGTCGGTGGCGCCATCTTGTTCAAGGATCAGCTCATGGGCGCGTGGAACGATCTCCGCGCGTGGTTCTCCGGTTGGGTACAGAGCAACCAGCCGCTGCTCGATCAGCTCAAGTCGTCATGGTCCTCGCTGGTCGCCACTTTTGGACCGCTCTTCGATTCCCTGAAGCTCTCGCTCTCGAACTTCGGCACTGCCGTCGCCAAGGCGTTCGGGACCGATGGCGCCAGCCTCTTCGAGTCCTTCAAGCAGGCGGCGGGCGGCGCGCTCACTGGCATCGTCCAGGGCGTCACCAGCGCCATCGCCAGCCTCACCTCCTTCGTTACCTGGCTCACCGCCGAGCTTCCCGCCGCGGGCACCAGCGCGGGCGAGACGGTCAATGGCATCGTCCAGTTCTTCAAGGACATGGGCGCTCGCATCGGCGAGGCGTGGAACTCGGTAAAGAGCGCCTTCGCCACCGCCCGCGACTTCCTCGTCAATGGCATCTCCGCCTTGTGGGAAAAACTCCTGCCACTCCGCGAGGCCTTCGCCACTTGGGGACAGGTCGCATCGGAAGCCTGCGGGCTCGTGAAGGATGTCGCGCTGCTCGCCTTCGATGCGATCAAGCTCGGCATCGGTGCCGTTCTGACCGCCCTCACCCCCGTCTGGGAGAAGCTGAAGGAGTTCGGGGCATGGATCGCCGCCAGCTTCGGCCCGCCCATCGTCGCCGCCTTCCAGAAGGTGAAGGAAGTCGCGGTCGGCATCTGGACCGAGATTCAGACGGCCATTCAGGGATTCTGGGACTTCTCCAAGAACGCGGTCGCCGGAATCGTCCAGGCTTTCGAGGACCTCGGCAACAAGGCCCTCGCTCCGCTCCGCAGCCTCCGCGACGGCATCAATGAAGCGCGCAAGGCGCTCAACGTCTTCGGCGATACCGGTGAGGAGGAAACCGATCGCGCCGTGGGTCACTCGTGGCTCACTGATCTCTGTGAAAAGGGCGTCTCGCTTTTCAAGAGCCTTGTCACCGACGGCATCTCGCCCGCAGGCAAGGCCCTCGTCGACTTCGGCCGCACCGGCAAGAACCTCTCTTTTGGCCAAGGCTTCAAGCTCGCCTTCGCCCCGCGCGCCATCGAGCTCGATAAGGACGGTAACCCGGTGAAGGAAGCGGAGCGTTTCGAGGGCGTGTGGAAGCACTCGCTCGACAACGTCTCATCGGCCATCGACCAGTTCATCAAGGACGGTCGCTTCAACTTCAAGGGCTTCATCGATGGCCTCGCCGCCGACCTCGCCAGCTCCGCGCTCAAGGGTGCGTTCGAAGCCCTCTTCAAAGGCCTCGCCGGGCTGACCGGGGACAGCGCGGGCGACGCGTCCACCTGGGGCAATCTCCTCGGCACCGTCCTCAAGGGTTTCACCTCCTTCGAGGGCGGCGGCTTCACCGGCACCGGCTCCAGGACCGGTGGCCTCGACGGCCGCGGCGGCATGCTCGCCATGGTACACCCGAACGAGACGGTCATCGATCACGACAAGATCCGCCGCTCCTCCGGTGCCCGCCGTGGCGGCCGTCCCGTCATCAACGTTACCACCCCCATCAACCTCGCGCCGGGCGTCTCTCACCAGGAGCTCGCCAAGATCCTCCCCATGCTCAAGCGGGACATCATCCAAACCATCCCCGAACTCATTGCCCAAGGCGGCCGTCGCGCGTCCGCGTTTGGAACCTGA
- a CDS encoding DUF6950 family protein — MKDLIADLDSYLRATFGRRYVPGDHDCVLFIAGWVDLVSGSSHADSIRGTYATHNEGLRKHVAGKGTICMAVQGQLLAAGWQQVTDPGDFRTGDIILTDGDHPGIWRGKSIVASAFGFAGHAYLHRRHATAALRWPAP, encoded by the coding sequence ATGAAGGATCTCATCGCCGACCTCGATTCCTACCTCCGAGCCACCTTTGGCAGACGCTACGTTCCCGGCGATCATGACTGTGTGCTCTTCATCGCTGGCTGGGTCGACCTCGTGTCCGGCTCCTCCCACGCTGATTCCATCCGCGGCACCTACGCGACTCATAATGAAGGCCTCCGCAAGCACGTCGCGGGAAAGGGAACCATCTGCATGGCCGTGCAAGGGCAACTTCTCGCCGCTGGATGGCAGCAGGTGACCGATCCCGGCGACTTCCGAACCGGTGACATCATCCTCACCGATGGCGATCACCCCGGCATCTGGCGCGGCAAGTCAATCGTCGCCTCGGCTTTCGGCTTCGCCGGCCACGCCTACCTCCACCGCCGCCACGCCACCGCCGCCCTCCGCTGGCCCGCCCCATGA
- a CDS encoding glycosyl hydrolase family 28-related protein translates to MPSHIIRILCEARSQSRTVRDAATQEAPFAWRGSDLAFQLALTDNGQHLLAAGVGTIIVEVKSLNATSADDSLMRKEFDADDCDETFVAGDWAGGAKQLLAATFTKAEAALAQDSYRFIVRHVADDGSEMTYISAEFRLLDPQSGSEGLDAPPVAWSYLEGLPVIRPDIPQSLTGGQKEQALANLGLPSADVTLASISAMSAAQAAQAAIDLGAAISVKAFGAAGDAKAIFVASMTSGSAVLSSGYAGFSAGDVGKYIRVEKAGAASADLITTIASYQNSGQVTLAVAAGSSVANTAAFWGTNDTAAVQAAIDAAVASDKIQTVCFPQGRYLCNVTVGINTHLVGMGQGGVVGLIHGANNSNFTDSPAVLFPAVRTSPVVYFTSAFGAAMRNLKVSGSNTAMGGKVGTGVQIGDPATGANDWVGNGFVMDQVQILGFKYDLVSNRTANHLINGCTFGFCDYGIYFSEIGVGPNGATANHLISASYFDHCSVTAIYGLSCKDLTVIGVDATFCEKFADLYQVSSLVIVAMNMEQSTGASFVDLSGASSLVVDRATFVNANFIVRRMDSSSQGNVVINSSDASAFYYTGGLEYPAMQSGYICRFIDYTFATRSQLEHVVQQNRSETINEHLGHGLIFHEPWIRSRGTSPYGNNGWTITNIAGGYLVRGSVTGGNNVEFYSTTSGGSEQARLMLEAAMFWFGNTYEMAIEMACPWAPASGIFRAGLYSRDSTADMTPDHGIGLKLDRSVPDANLKMEFRNGGTVSEVDTGIPYTSLTTQMKFTLQRTFTGFSVVARNAGTGAIVAPQVHLACTPGGAFVSPGVFSAVSSAQPGQVNLFTFKVRSHPGPSEFVWVP, encoded by the coding sequence ATGCCGTCTCACATCATTCGCATCCTCTGCGAAGCCCGTTCCCAGTCCCGCACCGTTCGTGACGCTGCGACCCAGGAGGCACCCTTCGCGTGGCGCGGCTCCGACCTCGCCTTCCAACTCGCTCTCACCGACAACGGCCAGCACCTCCTCGCCGCCGGCGTCGGCACCATCATCGTCGAGGTCAAGTCCCTCAATGCCACCTCCGCCGATGATTCCCTCATGCGGAAGGAGTTCGATGCCGACGATTGCGATGAGACGTTCGTGGCTGGCGACTGGGCCGGTGGGGCCAAGCAGCTCCTCGCGGCGACCTTCACCAAGGCCGAGGCAGCCCTCGCCCAGGACAGCTACCGCTTCATCGTCCGCCATGTGGCGGATGACGGCAGCGAGATGACCTACATCTCCGCCGAGTTCCGCCTCCTCGATCCCCAGTCCGGCAGCGAGGGCCTCGATGCTCCGCCGGTGGCATGGTCCTACCTCGAAGGCCTTCCCGTCATCCGGCCGGACATTCCCCAGTCCCTCACCGGTGGTCAGAAGGAGCAGGCCCTCGCCAACCTCGGCCTGCCGAGTGCCGACGTGACCCTTGCCAGCATCAGTGCGATGAGCGCCGCACAAGCGGCTCAGGCGGCCATCGATCTCGGGGCCGCAATCTCGGTCAAGGCCTTCGGAGCTGCGGGCGATGCCAAGGCGATCTTCGTCGCTTCGATGACCAGTGGCAGCGCGGTGCTCTCGTCCGGCTACGCAGGATTCTCGGCGGGCGATGTGGGCAAATACATCCGGGTGGAGAAAGCGGGTGCCGCAAGCGCCGACCTCATCACCACCATCGCCAGCTACCAAAATTCTGGCCAGGTCACCCTCGCAGTGGCGGCGGGTTCCTCGGTCGCCAATACGGCGGCCTTCTGGGGCACCAACGATACCGCCGCGGTGCAAGCGGCGATCGATGCCGCGGTCGCATCGGACAAGATCCAGACGGTCTGTTTCCCGCAGGGCCGCTATCTCTGCAACGTTACCGTTGGCATCAACACGCACCTGGTCGGCATGGGCCAGGGCGGTGTGGTGGGTCTCATCCACGGGGCGAACAATTCGAACTTCACCGACTCTCCCGCGGTGCTCTTCCCGGCCGTCCGCACCTCGCCGGTGGTTTACTTCACCTCGGCTTTCGGGGCCGCGATGCGGAATCTCAAGGTCTCGGGTTCGAATACCGCCATGGGAGGCAAAGTTGGTACCGGGGTCCAGATTGGCGACCCGGCGACCGGCGCGAACGATTGGGTGGGAAATGGCTTCGTGATGGATCAGGTCCAGATCCTCGGCTTCAAATACGACCTCGTTTCCAACCGCACGGCAAACCACCTCATCAATGGGTGCACCTTCGGCTTCTGCGACTACGGCATCTACTTTTCCGAGATCGGCGTGGGACCGAATGGAGCAACGGCCAACCACCTCATCAGCGCCAGCTACTTCGATCACTGCTCGGTCACCGCCATCTATGGGCTCTCTTGCAAGGACCTCACCGTGATCGGCGTGGACGCGACCTTCTGCGAGAAGTTTGCCGACCTCTATCAGGTCTCCAGTCTCGTGATCGTGGCCATGAACATGGAGCAGTCGACCGGCGCGTCGTTCGTCGATCTGAGCGGTGCGTCCTCGCTGGTGGTCGACCGCGCGACCTTCGTTAACGCGAATTTCATCGTCCGCCGGATGGACTCTTCCAGCCAGGGCAACGTGGTCATCAACAGCAGCGACGCCTCGGCCTTCTATTACACGGGCGGCCTGGAATACCCCGCCATGCAGAGCGGCTACATCTGCCGCTTCATCGACTACACCTTCGCCACCCGCTCGCAGCTCGAGCATGTCGTCCAACAGAATCGCTCCGAGACCATCAATGAGCACCTCGGCCATGGCCTCATCTTCCATGAACCGTGGATTCGTTCCCGAGGAACCAGCCCCTACGGCAACAACGGTTGGACCATCACCAATATCGCGGGCGGCTACCTTGTCCGCGGCAGCGTGACCGGCGGCAACAATGTCGAGTTCTACTCGACCACCAGCGGCGGCTCCGAACAAGCCCGCCTCATGCTGGAGGCGGCGATGTTCTGGTTTGGCAACACCTACGAGATGGCGATCGAGATGGCGTGCCCGTGGGCTCCGGCAAGCGGCATCTTCCGCGCTGGCCTCTATTCTCGCGACTCGACCGCGGACATGACCCCGGACCATGGCATCGGGCTCAAGCTCGATCGATCGGTGCCGGATGCGAACCTCAAGATGGAATTCCGCAACGGCGGCACGGTGAGCGAAGTGGACACGGGCATTCCCTACACCTCGCTCACGACCCAGATGAAGTTCACGCTTCAGCGGACCTTTACCGGCTTTTCGGTGGTCGCGCGGAACGCGGGAACCGGGGCCATCGTGGCGCCACAGGTCCATCTGGCATGCACGCCCGGCGGTGCCTTCGTGAGTCCCGGCGTCTTCAGCGCGGTTTCAAGCGCCCAGCCGGGACAGGTCAATCTATTCACCTTCAAGGTCCGCTCTCATCCCGGCCCGTCCGAGTTCGTCTGGGTTCCCTGA
- a CDS encoding WYL domain-containing protein, translating to MRVSASLNEIRSAVRGGRRVAFEHGREKVVADLYMLGHSKKTGAYVVVAWCHEPVQEWRHFRFSMMYDIEPLGEIERFREDFNPNDPKLVAIDCMVPYLPPRRHH from the coding sequence ATGCGTGTTTCCGCATCCCTCAATGAAATCAGGTCGGCAGTCCGCGGCGGCCGCCGTGTGGCGTTCGAACATGGCCGTGAAAAGGTGGTTGCCGACCTTTATATGCTCGGGCATTCGAAGAAGACGGGAGCCTACGTTGTCGTCGCCTGGTGCCACGAGCCCGTCCAAGAGTGGCGACATTTCCGATTCTCAATGATGTACGACATTGAGCCTTTAGGGGAGATTGAGAGGTTCCGCGAGGATTTCAATCCGAACGACCCCAAGCTGGTGGCCATCGACTGCATGGTGCCCTACCTCCCCCCGCGTCGGCACCACTGA
- a CDS encoding phage tail protein produces MRSHEPIPYLPPGVRAEIGHPGFPWSPHRPPCLGGIGEAIVAIVSYIVEYAAVVEAVVAVASIAYSLKQANDQRKEALQDQFNSIQRNARRNFRQPLTPRRTIFGRARVGGPLIFAHNRIGFETHLLVALAGHEVQEIESVWMFDEQLSYSVIPGETFGRVAGKYGKTIILWTFKGTPTQDIGNQMRNALDPRNTPNLGDPIGIPDVIETTDKFHGIAAIYAVTKAFSVSWEGQSPEFSAIVKGAKIYDTRSSSTAWSRNPALQARHYLVTKMGVDPANIDTPTLNASANVCDQDVPLKGGGSEKRYRGDGVFTADQPHDEVLKTLEQAMAGKIRYSSGTWFIEAGAPKEADADTPHFTEAMVQGAYELNFDQPDRAFPNAVRGNFFDEADWQPASFPQYEDTSAIAAEGNTNWLDIDLPLTISYTAAQRIARIALRRARFRRTLSINLDLRGLLVRPGDLCKYTSLEIGLDATVFEVDGFTFLRDGDKFLTRLDLIEYDPSIYEWDADTDELDINRGNGALASIRSRGVKNPQWEMTTPPNPADIIANHRINAGYTITWEPPEYTESELQKVELTVKTYVTTTDGSSLFNYTSTATYTATITNGSLSRAFNSTSVVFPSGEIAVDYGVADVSIIQAFFKNNLIGPEQGIEKLPP; encoded by the coding sequence ATGAGAAGCCACGAACCCATCCCTTACCTTCCGCCTGGCGTCCGCGCGGAGATCGGCCATCCGGGCTTCCCGTGGTCGCCTCACCGGCCGCCCTGCCTCGGCGGCATCGGCGAGGCCATCGTCGCCATCGTCTCCTACATCGTCGAATACGCGGCCGTCGTCGAAGCCGTGGTCGCCGTCGCCTCGATCGCCTACTCCCTCAAGCAGGCGAACGATCAGCGCAAGGAAGCCCTACAGGACCAATTCAACAGCATCCAGCGGAATGCCCGCCGCAACTTTCGCCAGCCTCTCACGCCGCGCCGCACCATCTTCGGCCGCGCTCGTGTCGGTGGCCCGCTGATCTTCGCCCACAACCGCATCGGCTTCGAGACCCACCTCCTCGTCGCCCTCGCCGGTCACGAGGTGCAGGAGATCGAATCGGTGTGGATGTTCGATGAGCAGCTCTCCTATTCGGTCATCCCCGGCGAGACCTTCGGCCGCGTCGCCGGAAAATACGGCAAAACCATCATCCTCTGGACCTTCAAGGGCACGCCCACGCAGGACATCGGCAACCAGATGCGCAATGCCCTCGATCCGCGCAATACCCCGAATCTGGGCGACCCGATCGGCATCCCGGATGTCATCGAGACCACCGACAAGTTTCACGGCATCGCCGCCATCTACGCGGTGACAAAAGCTTTCAGCGTCTCATGGGAAGGCCAGTCCCCCGAGTTCTCCGCCATCGTCAAGGGCGCCAAGATCTACGACACCCGCAGTAGTTCCACCGCCTGGAGCCGCAATCCCGCCCTCCAGGCCCGCCACTACCTCGTCACCAAGATGGGAGTGGACCCGGCCAACATCGACACGCCCACCCTCAATGCCTCGGCGAATGTCTGCGATCAGGACGTGCCGTTGAAAGGCGGCGGCAGCGAGAAGCGCTACCGGGGCGATGGGGTGTTCACCGCGGACCAGCCGCACGATGAGGTCCTCAAGACCCTCGAGCAGGCGATGGCCGGCAAGATCCGCTACAGCTCGGGCACCTGGTTCATCGAGGCCGGGGCACCCAAGGAAGCCGACGCCGATACGCCCCACTTCACCGAGGCCATGGTGCAGGGTGCCTATGAGTTGAACTTCGATCAGCCGGACCGCGCCTTCCCCAACGCCGTCCGCGGCAACTTCTTCGATGAGGCCGACTGGCAGCCCGCGTCCTTCCCGCAATACGAGGACACCTCCGCCATCGCCGCCGAGGGCAATACCAACTGGCTGGACATCGATCTCCCCCTCACGATCAGCTACACGGCCGCCCAGCGCATCGCACGCATCGCCCTCCGCCGCGCCCGATTCCGCCGCACCCTTTCCATCAATCTCGACCTCCGCGGGCTTCTGGTCCGCCCGGGAGACCTCTGCAAATACACCTCCCTTGAGATCGGCCTTGATGCCACCGTCTTCGAGGTCGACGGATTCACGTTCCTCCGCGATGGGGACAAGTTCCTTACCCGCCTCGACCTCATTGAATATGACCCCTCCATCTACGAGTGGGACGCGGACACCGACGAGCTCGATATCAATCGCGGCAATGGTGCCCTCGCCAGCATCCGCTCCCGTGGCGTGAAGAATCCCCAGTGGGAAATGACCACGCCACCGAACCCGGCCGACATCATCGCCAACCACCGCATTAATGCCGGTTACACCATCACTTGGGAGCCGCCTGAATACACCGAGAGCGAGCTCCAGAAGGTCGAATTGACGGTCAAGACCTACGTCACCACCACCGATGGTTCCTCGCTCTTCAACTACACGAGCACCGCGACCTACACCGCGACCATCACCAACGGCTCGCTCTCCCGTGCCTTCAATAGCACCAGCGTCGTTTTCCCCTCCGGCGAGATCGCCGTCGACTATGGCGTCGCGGACGTCTCGATCATCCAAGCCTTCTTCAAAAACAACCTCATCGGTCCGGAGCAAGGCATTGAGAAGCTGCCGCCATAA